The sequence GGGAGGCCAGCTGCTGCGCTTTGCCAGCCCCGGGCCTCGGTGGCCAACTCTGCCAGCTCAAAAGTCACCTTTGCTTCAACTCTTCAGCGGCCTGGTCAGAGCTTGCCCCAAACCCCCTCCCGCTCAGCCCGGCAGGAACCAGGAACCGTCCCCTATTGGGCAATCATTAATCGGATTCCTGGCATTCCTCTGCCCCAGGTCGGCTTGGGAACATGCtccccagaggaggaggagcagaggcCCAGGACTGGCATCTGGACATGCAGCTGACGGGCCAGCTGGTGCTGTCCGCCGCTGCCCTGCTCCTGCTGACCGCAGCCTACAGGCTGTACAAGTCCAGACCAGCCCGGGCCCTGCCGCGGCAGGGGGGCACCGAGGCCGGGGAAGAGGGGGAGGCAGGGGGCTCCAGGCAGCCTGCCGTCCAGGAGGCTGGTCCCCGGGCGCCACAGTGGCACGTGAGACGCCGCAGGGGAAGCAAGGCGGGCACAGGATTGCCGGGCTGCAGCTGGGAGAACACGGAGGCCTCCAGAGTCCCGGCCACCGGAGCGTCCTCCGCAGCCTCAGAAGCTGGAGAGGCTGGGAAAGCTGGGAGGAAAGGTGCTGGAGCGGAGCATGCTGGGCAGCGCCCGGACGCTGACCTGGCAGCTCCTCGGTGCGGAGGCCAGGAAGCCGGAACAGCTGTGGACGGTAGGCCCGAGCTGCCCCACCACTGCCACCCGTGCGGCGAACCCCCAGTCCCCGCCGCTGGCCTCCCCGCCGTGGAGAGTGGCCGTGTGGGCGGTGAGCTCGCTCCCTGGCGGGACAGTGGGCCCCCCAAGCATCCAGGGGGCGGGGAGCAGGAATCCCCCCATGAAGGTCAGGCGGCCTGCCCTGAAGCCTGGTGTGACATGAACAACAGCTGGGTCTTTACCCACGCATCAGGGGTCCACAGGGAGGAGGCGGGGGCCCTCCAGGCTGCCTCGGACCTGGGCCTGGCCCTGCGTCAGCGGGAGGGTGGCTCCGACACCTCCTACACCTTCTCGTCCGTGGCCCGGGTTCGAGTAGAGGAGAATTTCATACCGGAGAAGGTGGAAGGGATCAGGCCCAGGCTGAAGGGCAAGGTGTATGATTACTACGTGGACTCCACCTCTCAGGCCACCTCCAGGAGTAGGCTGGCCCCCGGAACAGCCGCCGCAGTGGGGGCTCCAGCCCCGGAGTCAGTATCAGACCCCCTGGGAATGAGGACAGCGTCTGAAGGGCCCGCCGATGACGGAGAGGGTGGGCCAGAGACTGCCGCCTCTCCCCGGCCTGTCCCCTCCCACTCCACGCGAGGCTTCAGCCGCAAGGAGAGCCTGCTTCAGATCGTGGAGAACccggagcttcagctgcagctcGATGGCTTTGGGGACCCTGTTTCGTCCTGCCCAGACCAGGGTGCCCTGCCCACCCGCCCCACATCCCAGGATTCTCCTAAGTCCAGCTCAGCCGGAAGCCGCGGGAATCCCCCCGTGCACTCCGTGGCTGGAGCCAATTTCTTCCGCCCCCAGCTCGGCCCTGGATCAGCCCCAGAGGTCCACCTGGATCTGGGCAACTGCTACGAGGCGCTGACCTTTGCCAAGAGGGAGAAGCTGGAGCCCCTGAAGGAGGCGGCCTACAAGGTGATGAGTGACAACTACCTCCAGGTCCTGCGGAGCCCCGACATCTACGGGTGCCTGAGCGGGGCGGAGCGCGAGCTGGTCCTCCAGCGCCGGCTCCGGGGCCGCAAGCACCTGGTGGTGGCCGACGTGTGCCCCCAGGAAGGCTCCGGCCGCCTCTGCTGCTACGACGATGCGCGGGACGTCTGGCGCCCGCTGGCCCGCCTGCCGCCCGAGGCTGTGTCCCGGGGCTGTTCCATCTGCAGCCTCTTCAATTACCTCTTCCTGGTGTCCGGTTGCCCGGGCTCGGAGCGCCAGCCCTCCAATCGCGTCTTCTGCTACAACCCGCTGACGGACATCTGGAGCGAGGTGTGCCCGCTGAACCAGGCTCGGCCGCACTGCCGGCTGGTGGCCCTGGACGGACAGCTCTACGCCGTCGGGGGCGAGTGTCTGAACACGGTGGAACGCTACGACCCTCGCCTGGACCGCTGGGCCTTTGCGCCGCCGCTGCCCACCGACACCTTCGCCCTGGCGCACACGGCGGCGGCGAGCGGAGGCGAGCTCTTCGTCACCGGCGGCTCGCTGCGATACCTGCTGCTGCGCTTCTCCGCCCGGGAGCAGCGCTGGCGCGCCGGGCCCACCGGGGGCGGCAGGGACCGCACGGCCGAGATGGTGGCGGTCGGAGGCTTCCTCTATCGCTTCGACCTCAACCGCAGCCTGGGCATCAGCGTCTACCGCTGCAGCGCCAGCGCGCGCCTCTGGTACGAGTGCGCCACGTACCGGACGCCGTTCCCCGACGCCTTCCAGTGCGCCGTGGTGGACGAGCTCGTCTACTGCGTGGGGCGCCGGCGCACGCTGCGCTTCCTGGCCGACTGCGTCTCGCCCAGGTTTGTGCCCGAAATGCTGCAAGCCTTCCCCTCCCCGCGGGGCACCCTCCTGCCCACCGTCCTGACCTTGCCGGGTCCTGATGTGCCCCAGACCAGGGTCTAGCAGCCAGTCTGCGGGGCTCCTTCTGCAAGACTAGACGCAAAAACACCCCCTACCCATCGCGGCATGGGCCATTCCTGGGAGATCCGGGGGCAATCGCGCCTCCTCCACCGTCTGGGCTTCTTAGCAGCGTCTTTGCCCTCTTCGGGCGGCAGCCCTACTGTGAGAATGGAACTGAGGACTGATGCTCCGAAGCCCAGGGCGCCCACCTCTGCAGGGTTGACCCCCACCTTGCTTGCGGTCTGaatttggtggggagggggctacCAGGACTCCAGCAAAGTTCAGAGGCACAGCCTTATCACAGGCCCTGTTCCAGAGGTTTTTTTGACTCCCGGGGACCCCTCACGTTGACCCTGCTGGATCTGGGCCAGCCCTCCCTAAGCCACCAAGGCCTCTTCCTAACCATTGGCCACTGAGCCCCAACCTCCAAGGCTCCCAGAAGCATCTGGGACACACAGAGGCGGCGAAAATTGAGGGGGGTGGTTAGGCAGGACTAGGACAAGCCCAGGGGAGCCCCAGGGGGCCCAGCCAGAGGGAGAGATGGCTGGAGGAGTTGCAGAGCTGAAGTTGAAGCCATCTGCGGGAACTCTTGCCTGCAGAGTGAATTGACCAAAGCCTGCTTCGCTGTTTCTCATTACGTGGAATCCCAGTATACTGGAAGGAGACGCCTCCTTGCAATCCCAGTATACTGGAAGGAGACGCCTCCTTGCTTAGCATCCATTTATAAAGGCACATCCACTTGCAGGGGCTACTGAGAATACAGCTGACGGCGAGGAAAAAAAACGTGGTCCAAGGGCCGCCGTCCTGCTGGGCCCATGGTTATTCCACCCCCGCACTCTCTCCCCAGATCGCAGAGCCCTTCACAGTACAGCTGCTCAGGCCACCCAGCCCTTGCCTTGGGAGCTGGGGGCAGCCTTCCAGGGGGTGAGGGGATGACGTCGTTCGCCTTCCCTGTGCCTGTGGTCGCCTGGTCTGCCTCATCAGACGGGAGAGGATCGGGAGGGACAGGTCCGTGATGGAGCTGAGGAACCAGCAAGCTCTCGTGGtgcactgggaggctgggacctCCTTTCACATCAGGTTTCGCAAAGCCTCAAAGGGAGGAGAGCTTCCAACCTCAGGACGTTACCTTTCTTCCcagaaggaggggagagagactAGTCCAATCTATGACCGCAGCCCTGTTCCATCTCCAAGGAGGTGCATATACGGACAGGAAACAGTCGTGCTCTTGGTACCTGCCAGAAGCCAGGAGAGCCGGGACGACTTCTAAAGTGACCAGCGGCATCAGGGAAGACAAGAAGGCAGTTGCACCACGGCAGGCCCGACAGGTGGGGAGATGGGAATGCTCAGACTTCAGCATTCCTGTCTTGATAATGGAAGGGcaagccatgcccttctctgccGGGGGATAAAGGTGAGCACCTGGAGAAGGCTCTTCCCAATTCCGGGGGCTCCTGGCAGGAGCTTGTGTCACTGCAGCTGCGGAGTGACTGCAGAGGCTGAGCCGGGCATCTTTTTGGAAGAGGCGGGATTGGAACAAAGAACGAGAGGAGGTTGGTATAGAGATGAAGCCGTTCCTTGGACCACGGAAGCCCACCTTCCCTATTCTAGGGCTTGGGAGGTGAGGCAGCTTAGTTTATTTCTAAGCTGGAACCTGGGGGAGGAAAGATAGCTGAGACTatggctggaggctgggacagTGACCTCCTCTCCAAATCCCCTCCACCACCAAGGCCATGCTCAAGTTTAGAGTCAGCACGCAGTCATGGACCTCCAAGGGACCCAGGAGGAGGGGAGACGTGATGCCCAGCAGGGGAAAGGGTGGAGAGCCCCATCTGGGAGCCAGGGCGGGTAGAACCAGATcgaggccaggggcaggcctCCGGCAAGGAGTCAGGAGAGGACAAGACCTCAGCCAAGCTGGGTGGGGCGTGGGGGAAGGCTCCAAGCCGAGATGAGAGCTAGGGCTCACTCTGGGAAAACCTCCAGAAGCCCGTCGCGTACAGACGGCAGGGATCGAGGGGTAAAGCAGCGAAGCTGGTTCTGGACCCATGGCGGTGGATGTGTTCTCCATGACGAAAGCGAGAGCTGAGACTGGGCCGGGGCCGAGACGGAACGGTGCCGTGAGgtcctctgcctcctgccctccCGCGGCAGACATCACTAACCGGTCGCTGTGTCCTGTCTTGCTGAGCTCTTTCCACCGCCTCAGAACTATTTCAGCATGGGGCCCCAGGAAGTCATTACCAGCAGATCAGGGCTCGTGCATTCCTGGCTGGTCTCCAGAGCTGGATTTAGGGGTGAAAGCCGTCAGGGCCATAGTGTCAGGGCAAGGTAGTGCAGGGGCCTGCAGAGACCTCCTGGGGCGGTGACGTCAGGGCTCATTTTATTGccctttagtcgctaagtcctgtctgacccttttgcgacgccacggactgtagcctgccaggctcctctgtccatgggattcctccaggcaagaacactggagtgggttgccatttccttctccagaggatcttcccgacccagggattgaacccaggtctcccgaattgcaggcagacgctttaccatctgagcccccggGGAAGCACACACATTTAGGGGGGAGGGTCAGAGTAACACACAGATGCCCCGTCTGAACGCGTTCTGGGTGTCAGCCAGCCCGTGTTTCTCCTGCTAGGGGAGTCCGGGATCTCCACTGTCCTCTCGCCTGCGACCTCAGAGTGGCCTGCGTGTCGCTTGGCTTCCCCGTGTCTCATCTGTCCTTCTTTCCAAATGTGAGTTCTTTCttctttagggaaaagaaaaagaaaaaccttaagTTTGAGTTGTTTTGCACATTAGGCCAACCATGCCATTATAGATAAAAAATTGGAGAATAGAGAAAGGTATTAAAAAATCTCCCCAATTTTCCACCCAAAGACAAACCCCCACTGTGGTGTGGGTCCTTCCGGTCTGTTTTCCTGTGCGTGATTTTTCTTCGACTTGATTTTTGCCTCAGTGTGATTATGCTGAATATACAATTcagttgcttccttttttttctttaacttagctTTATAGAATAAGCATTTCCCCATGTTATTACAAACCCTCGGTAAACATCATTTCAGTAGTTGCACAATATTCCATCCAGTGGACCTGCCATGGTTTATTTAAACATTCCCCCTTCCTTCAGgcctgtagatttttttttcctgttggctTCTTTTTCTGTCATAAATAAAGCACCCTTTGTTTTCGCGTTCCTCTCTGTCTGAGGCCTCCATCAATATTTACAACAGAAGCAGTTCTGCCTGGAAGAACCAGGTTGTAGAAACCACATAGAAACCACAGCAGCTGCCTGCCTGGGGCCTGGGCCTCGCTCTTTCTGTAGGGCACAGAGCTGCCCTTGAAATGGCCAGTGCGAAGGGCGAGGCCGGAGGCCCTCCTGTCCTGGATCCCTGGAGCGAGGATGTAAGTCAGGGATCCCTGCTCTGCACGCGCCAGGCACACCTCCCTGACAACAaacccattttacaagtgagaagactgaggctcggGGAGCACAAGGACCCTTGCTGAAGACCCTCAGTCTCCTGGAAAGCATCCTTGGCCCTGGCCTGCCCGCTCCCAGCACAGAGATCTTCCCCTTCCTCTGCCATGAGGCGCAGAGCCGAGGACGTGACGTCCACcgcctcctgcccctaatccctgtCCATCCCCCACCAGTCAGTTGTGCTCTGTCCTTTAAACTGGAACTCAGAAGAAAGTGTCTTAAGCTCTCCGATCCTCCACACCTGCATCTAGCAAATGGGTTTGCCACAGCCAGCCTCGAGCGATGCTGTAAGGACTGGTCCAGGGGCTGCTCCACGGTTGGTCCAAGAAGCAGCACTGTCTGCTGCAGGGAGGCTGCTCTGAGCCAGCTCAGGGGAGGGATCCCTCATACTCCCACTGCCCGTTCTCAGTGGCCTGGTCCCGTGGAAGGAGGTCGTCTGACATTTAAGCTCCAGATGCCCCATCTTGTTTAACAAGGTCTAGGGATTGGGGGAAGAGGCTCGAGTTACGCATAGACCATCCAGGCTTGGAGACGAACCTCTGCACTCCTCTAACAGGGTCAGTGACTGGCTGACTTGAGTTTCCCAGGCTCAAAGCATTAGGCATTTCCCCGGGGCATCCGACAGCAGTGAAGAGCTTCAGAGGCTGCTCGGACCCCCTGGGCACCTTGAGAAGGTGCAAGATGGTACAGATGGGAGGGCAGGAGCCCCTCAGAGTGCCTGCGAGGCCCATGCGCTGTGTCTGGCCTACAGATAATCAAAGCCGCGCTTCCCATCTTTGTCATCCTTCCTGGGAGGCACTTGTGGCCCCAGGGTCGCCCTCGGAGTCCCCTGAGGCTGTGGCTTCAGCCGAGAGGAGCCCCCCAGGCAGACAGGAGGCTGCGGTGGAGGAGGGCTGGACAAAGGGTGATGATCGCAAAGGGAGGCGGTGCCCCCAGGGGTAGGAGATGAGGGGACAGACAGCTGGGGAACCAGAAGAGAGGACCGCCGGAGGGCGAGTCTCTACAAACAGCTCCCAGACTCAGGTTTTTTGAAAAGCGGGATGTgggtcaaaataaaaatgaaaacgtgATTGAGTCTTGGCCACCTTTTTCCTTCTGTGCAAGGAGGCAGTAGAGACATGGATCTTGTACCAGTAATAATGACAACCGTAATCCCCCACTCTGGGCTCCGTGCAAACCCTTAACTGTCCTTCCCTCATCAAATCCTTCCTGGAGCATCTCTGCCTGGAAGTGATTATCCTCCTAATACACGGGAGGAAACGGAGGCAGGACGTTTCACATAAATGAAAGTTATTATTTGAGACCTTTTCTAAAATCtgcctttattattaaaaaactgGAGGAGAGGAATCAATCTTTGTCAATACATGTATTGAGTACTAATGGCGCTAGGcgtaaagaacccaccggccaatgcaggggacgtaagAGATGCGGATTCGATACCTAGGTTTCGAAGATCtgcttgaggagggcatggcaacccactccaatattcttgcctggagaatcccgtggacggaggagcctggagggctgcagtcataAAGTCAcatggagttggacacgactgagtgacagcatGCACATGTGCAGGCCCCATGCTtatgtgatttcattttattctcaaaACAACCCGGTAGAAGGCAAAACTGGCCAAGTTCTCCCCTTTCCGCCAATTTCTCCACCCTTGATCTGGCCATgagacttcattaaaaaaaatatatatgtgtgtattcttCTGCCCTtactttttccatttaatatattATTCTCCTATGTTTTAGCTGCACAGTACAGCTTCTGGGATGTtaattccccaactagggattgaacctggccaccacaatgaaaacactcttaaccactggacggccagggaatcCCCGATACTTGCTTTTAATAGCTTGGACACTGGGTTTACTTATTTCCACCATGGGCACAAGCCTGGGCTAGCCTCCTGAacacgtgggagacacgtggtCTGCTTATCCGTTCCCCCAGTCCACAGTCGGCCAAACACAAGAGCCACTGACCACAGACACCCCGGCGAGCAAGCCCAGCCAAGACCAGCAGACCCCCTGGCTGAACCCAGCCCAAAGTGATGTGAGTGAAAGTTATTGCCTGCcatgtcagtaaacaaaggaCGCTGCCACCCTCAAGCCGTCACATTGCAGCCCTCTGgacagtgagccctgagggacAGCGGATGGAGGCAGGATGCTCCTGCATCTAGCAGTCAGCCCCCGCGGCCACCCACGGCTGTGCGCATAGAGGGGACCCAGGGCAGGACACGCAGGATAGCAGCCCAGACGGCTGGGGCACGTGTCAAAGGAACAGCAGTGAGCCCCGCTCTAAAGCGCTAAAGGCCGTAACTGGAGATACCTAATGTTCCTTAATTAGCAGTGATCTTTTGATGTTGTGACTACCTCTTTTTTGTTGCAAAACCCCCTATACCTCCTGAACTCCCTGCCTTACCTCTTGGGAGCAGTCCCTCAGGGTTACCTGAGATGCTGTGTCCTGGGCTTAGGTCCTCGATTTGTCCATTGAATAAAACCTAACAGGCTTCtcggatggctcagtggtaaagaagccacctgccgaTTCAAgaggtgcaggagatgcaggtttgatccctgggttggaagaatcccctggagtgggaaatggcaacccactctagttttcttgcctggaaaatcccatggacagaagagtcaagCAGAATGCAGTCTGTGGGGCGGGaaggatcagacacaactgagcgcggCTTAGCCTCAACTTtcaggcttttcttttctttctttttttttttttagacaacaAGGCCAGTTCACTGATGTGTGAGCAACACAGCAGTTATGGGTTTAAGCCACTGCATACCGGAGTGGTTTGGAACTCAGTAATACACAAACGATATAGCGCTGCTGTGAGATACACGCGATGATGACTATTTTATAGCAAAGGAAGCTAAGGTTCAAGAAAATGACCTAACTTTCCCATGTAGACCTTAAAAAAATGTGCAGTGTGAGAGTTGCcagttaagttttattgggggcaaaatgaggactttaGCATGGGAGACAGCActtcagagagctctgagaaactgctccaaagaggtggggagaggagccaGAACATACATAGGAGTTTTGccacaaagggcaggtagttggGAACAACAAAATATTGTTGTTAAAGaagccagatatctcaagttaaaattagcactttcccaacaaaggtccgtctagtcaaagctatggtttttccagtagtcgtgtatggatgtgagagttggactacaaagaaagctgagtgccgaagaattgacgcttttgaactgtggtgttggagaagactcttgacggtcccttggactgcaaggagatccaaccagtccatcctaaagggaatcagtcctgaatattcattggaagcactgatgctggagctgaaactccaatactttggcctcctgatgggaagaactgactcattggaaaagatcctgatgctgggaaagattgaaggtgggaggagaaggggacaagggaggatgagatggttgggtggcatcaccaatggGATAGTcacgagtttgagtaggctctgggaaatggtgatggatagggaggcctggcatgctgcagtccacggggttgtaaagagtcggacatgactgagcaactgacctgaactatGTATGAGATGATGCAAGATTCtggctcactgaaatcatcccTTTGATACACACCTCGGCTATCCGCAGCCAGTATCCTATGCTTTCACATCCTGAGTCTCCCCGGGGCTCACCGTGGAGAGTgtctgcagtctgatggctgctggatggcaggtattctttccttcctgagtttcctcagggctcaccagctcagcATCCATGGTGGCTGCAACTGCTGGTGACTGTGACATCCTAGTTTACTTATATGGCAGGGAACATTCCATTTCTCAGCTTGAACATGTGATCTCAGCATCCCTGGCCAGGTTGCTCCCCACACCTCAATCAGGGCACCCCACACCAACCCTCCAACACTTCAGCCTCGGTCTGCAGGTCCTCTGGCCCCAGTCAGCTCCCTGCGGGTACCAAGAATGTCTCATCTGCCTCCATCCTTGGCACCACCACGGAGCAGCCACACCGCTCAGCTCAGAGGAAGCTGAGCTGTGTCCTGGTTTGAAATGCACCATCAAGTCCTGTGGCTGCCTGTGGAGCACTGCCCAGATGGG is a genomic window of Muntiacus reevesi chromosome 3, mMunRee1.1, whole genome shotgun sequence containing:
- the KLHDC7A gene encoding kelch domain-containing protein 7A isoform X2; protein product: MLPRGGGAEAQDWHLDMQLTGQLVLSAAALLLLTAAYRLYKSRPARALPRQGGTEAGEEGEAGGSRQPAVQEAGPRAPQWHVRRRRGSKAGTGLPGCSWENTEASRVPATGASSAASEAGEAGKAGRKGAGAEHAGQRPDADLAAPRCGGQEAGTAVDGRPELPHHCHPCGEPPVPAAGLPAVESGRVGGELAPWRDSGPPKHPGGGEQESPHEGQAACPEAWCDMNNSWVFTHASGVHREEAGALQAASDLGLALRQREGGSDTSYTFSSVARVRVEENFIPEKVEGIRPRLKGKVYDYYVDSTSQATSRSRLAPGTAAAVGAPAPESVSDPLGMRTASEGPADDGEGGPETAASPRPVPSHSTRGFSRKESLLQIVENPELQLQLDGFGDPVSSCPDQGALPTRPTSQDSPKSSSAGSRGNPPVHSVAGANFFRPQLGPGSAPEVHLDLGNCYEALTFAKREKLEPLKEAAYKVMSDNYLQVLRSPDIYGCLSGAERELVLQRRLRGRKHLVVADVCPQEGSGRLCCYDDARDVWRPLARLPPEAVSRGCSICSLFNYLFLVSGCPGSERQPSNRVFCYNPLTDIWSEVCPLNQARPHCRLVALDGQLYAVGGECLNTVERYDPRLDRWAFAPPLPTDTFALAHTAAASGGELFVTGGSLRYLLLRFSAREQRWRAGPTGGGRDRTAEMVAVGGFLYRFDLNRSLGISVYRCSASARLWYECATYRTPFPDAFQCAVVDELVYCVGRRRTLRFLADCVSPRFVPEMLQAFPSPRGTLLPTVLTLPGPDVPQTRV
- the KLHDC7A gene encoding kelch domain-containing protein 7A isoform X1 yields the protein MQLTGQLVLSAAALLLLTAAYRLYKSRPARALPRQGGTEAGEEGEAGGSRQPAVQEAGPRAPQWHVRRRRGSKAGTGLPGCSWENTEASRVPATGASSAASEAGEAGKAGRKGAGAEHAGQRPDADLAAPRCGGQEAGTAVDGRPELPHHCHPCGEPPVPAAGLPAVESGRVGGELAPWRDSGPPKHPGGGEQESPHEGQAACPEAWCDMNNSWVFTHASGVHREEAGALQAASDLGLALRQREGGSDTSYTFSSVARVRVEENFIPEKVEGIRPRLKGKVYDYYVDSTSQATSRSRLAPGTAAAVGAPAPESVSDPLGMRTASEGPADDGEGGPETAASPRPVPSHSTRGFSRKESLLQIVENPELQLQLDGFGDPVSSCPDQGALPTRPTSQDSPKSSSAGSRGNPPVHSVAGANFFRPQLGPGSAPEVHLDLGNCYEALTFAKREKLEPLKEAAYKVMSDNYLQVLRSPDIYGCLSGAERELVLQRRLRGRKHLVVADVCPQEGSGRLCCYDDARDVWRPLARLPPEAVSRGCSICSLFNYLFLVSGCPGSERQPSNRVFCYNPLTDIWSEVCPLNQARPHCRLVALDGQLYAVGGECLNTVERYDPRLDRWAFAPPLPTDTFALAHTAAASGGELFVTGGSLRYLLLRFSAREQRWRAGPTGGGRDRTAEMVAVGGFLYRFDLNRSLGISVYRCSASARLWYECATYRTPFPDAFQCAVVDELVYCVGRRRTLRFLADCVSPRSQSPSQYSCSGHPALALGAGGSLPGGEGMTSFAFPVPVVAWSASSDGRGSGGTGP